ATGGAGCTCGGGAAGCTGCACTCTGCCAAACACAGCGTGAGCAGctcactgcagagctctgccattGGAGGGGGGGTGGGAAAGGACACAGCAACTGCAGCAATGCCATGTGCCGGCCCCACGGGGAGATGACAGCAAGGGGCCACGCTGATCACATACAAAGTTACCCTCAGATCTGTCGCTGTGAGTCTGGAGCTCTTCCTGACACGGATTCCTGATGTATGACAGCTCAAATTTGCTAGCCTTAAGGTCACTCACCAGACCAGTCCGACTTCTGTTTACAATCAGATGGGTACGAAAGCAAGCTGAGAGCTAGCTTATATATAATATCCACTACGGTGCACCCATTTCCCTTCCCTGTGATGCACACATCCCGTGGAAGGCAGGGATGCTAAGGGCTGTGACACAACGCACACAAAGTCACTTTGCTTCAACAGAGCCCTGCTTCTCCACCATCAGGGGAGGccaggaagggctggagccttTGTGAAGCACAGTGAGGTTTGTtaatgagaagagcagggaatcACATGCAAGGAAAGTGAGGTCGGACGTGAGCAGAATAGGAGAGCCCCACCGGGAACTCACAAGGACGAGAGAGGCAGCTGCTCTCTTCCAAGTTAGCATTGAAACCCCAAGGAGATGAACAGCAGCGCTGCGAGGGGGCATCGTGGAGGGagcaaacagaagaatgaaTGAGAGGACTGCTCGTGAATGTTAAGGGCCTGCAGGGATTTCCAGGCATGGGGtttcatctctctctttcacTAAACACATGCTTGGGAAATGACTGGGTGACATACAGATCATCTCCGGTTTCTCCCTTTTTGGACATGGAGATTCCTGCTCTTTTTGCATCACTGCTCACTTCAGTGCAGCCGCTGCTTCCCCGCAGAGGTGATTATTTCTCTACCTGCCCCAGTGACCTCAGTAACCCTGTTATCACTTGCCTTCTGGCAGCACAGGTCGGAGAAGAATCAGTCCATTAAAGCCCTTTCACTCAGCCaggagtgaaaaagaaacatcaggGCATCATTCATCAGCCAACAACCAAAGCCACACTACTCATATTAACTCCTTAATAAGCAGAGATGCAGCATTGTGCACCTGCCCCAAATTTAGGCTACCCTATTAAAGTCGCATACGTTATTATCTGCTTTGTCTTTTACAATCCCACACGGTTGGTGGGCTGGGACCAGTGCTTCTGATCAGAGATCAACTGGGAGAGCTTCTGCCTTATTAAAATGGTTATGTCTTTCTCATCATCCCTGCTCCTAACACAGCTTACACTATTagctggtctttttttttcctacctacAGCTAAAGACAATGCTTTTGTATATAACACCCAGCTTTAAACTCCCCCAGGAGCCTGGAAGCATTAAGTTTGGGGTACCGCTCCATTTCCCAGCCTGCAGGCTGGGCTGCCCTGTGAACATGACCATGCTGTGGTCCTGGATTCAGACTGATGCTACAGCACCCATGCTATGCAGGAGACTCAGCAGACAGTTTGCAGAGCATCACTTTCCCAACCCATCCCTGTACCGTAACTCTTCCAACCAGGGTTTTCCTGTCTGGAAATGGGAGTAGGCTGATAAATCCCAAAGAAAAAGGTCTTTGGGGGAAGTAAATTCCACCAGTCCTAAATGCACagctggcagtgccagcagtcaGCACTGCCGTGCACCTGAGCTCCAAGAGATCACACACCATTAAATAAAGAGCTGCTGAGTGGCCTCCGCAGTTCAGCTCAGCAAAGGAGCCcacagcaaatgagaaaagtGGTGGAACGCAAGCACGCTGCATGCTTAAGGTTCAGTAAGGAGCAGCCAAGCTTGGAGATGTGCAAGGATTACAAAGCTGACTTTAAGGTCGTTCCAGTCCTGTATCAGTTTGCAAGGAGTGCtgagcatggagctgtgccctGAATACAGCCACGACTGCTCTGTGTTAagcatgcatgcacacatcCCAAAGCAGACAAGCATCTCTGCGCATTTGTTTATGTGGGACCTTCTCAAAACCAGCTCAGTCACATACACTGCCTTCAGAATGCATAAACAAGAGATCAGATTCCTGGTACAACACTCTTTCCCCCACAGCTCCCTCCTATTCTGCTCAGATCCTAAATAGATCAGAAGGGAGCTCCCCTGAAGAACCCTGTGAAAGCCAGACAGCAGATTTTCCTCAACAGGATCAGTTTTATTCAGTACCTCAGATAGGACACCTGGGCCACAAACATCCAAGCAATCTGTTTCGAAACCTCCCAGTTCTTGCTGGCATCTCGTCATGCCCATTAGATGAGAGGAGGTAAGCTGGAACACAGTGCATGAGAACTCAGCAATAGTCTTTAGCATGACCCTGCAAACAGACTGTAGGTGGTGTGGGTTAGGATGCAGACGTATCATCCACAGAAAATCTCACAATCATGAGAAACCAGCGGAAGCATCGCTCGAACACTCTCATCGTTGTGAAAGACATGTCAGatcttctctctgctgtgtcACCTCTTCTAGAAAGCTCACAGCTGCATCTCTATCTCTGGCAGTTATCAACCAGGGCAGCTTCAGAGAAGTACAAAGAAGGGCCTTTTTGAATGTGACACAAAGGGCTGAGGATGCTCACCAGGACTGTCAGTGCACGTGCATTGCCACAACCCCTCCCTGGATGAGACCCTGATGCACAACAGACTGACGTCCCATGACACTGGGACACAACGTATATGACCACTATGGAACCTTGAAAGGCCAGAGCTGCTCCTTCTtaccctttttcttttgagagcAGGTACTTGTACGTGTGGAATTTGAGACGAAAGAAACAGGGAATGGTGCTGATTCACAGATCTTTCAGTTCTCAGACCAACTGAGAATGGAAGGAAGCAATTAATCGCTTAACAGTAAGCTGCCACATTCCAATCTCAATACATTCTCCCCCCGCCCAGGTCTCACATTCATTGCATTGTGGTGGTCACCAATGGGGCAACCTTCTAAAGCTGCAGCCCTGAAATGGCTGCCATCACTTCACCTTCTCAGGAACACTGCTTTCATGCAAGCCCACCTCCATCAGGTCTATAAGCTGGCCCAGATCAGGGGGGGCTGATCAGTTGGTAAACCCCATGCTCTCAGTTAAGACAAGATCCCATGTGCCGAATGCAACCCTCAGGACTTTGAAATCAGCCCAAGAAGCAATGCTGTGTCCCAGGACATCTTTAATATACCTTCTCCCTTTACTTGCCAAAGGAagcttgcagcacagcagcgtCCCTTTGCTGGGATGTACCTTCCCTTTTGCAGCACAGGTTTCCTTGCTGAGGGAATCCCAGTGGCTCATCCAGGCAGAAAACCCCATGCCAAATGCTTCGTGATGCTGTTTGCTGATCCCAGCAGCTTGCAGAGGTCCTACCTCAGCTAATCCCTAAGCAGAGCTCAGTCTGAAAGGGCACGTGCTCGTCAGGCAGCTGTTACAACTGAATGCTAGCCACATTAACAAGCAGTGCTGTTGATAAGCAGCTCAGTAAGAACTCGCTGACAGggcaggaaaggaagcagaatgaGATACACATCTCATGCACAGATTACCACGATTGAACATATCCCTCAGACAAGGATTTTGGCAGAGTTAATAAAACCTTCAAGAACCGTTCAGTTGGAAGGCATCTTCAAAGACAAAATCCAACAGCCTAACTTTTGGGCTAAGCAAAAGTCAAAACCTGTTACTGAGGGCATCACCCAAATGCCTCTTCCTGAATGCTGACAGCTGTAGGGCagcaaccacctccctgagatGCCTGTTCCAGCGTTTCATAGCTCTCATGGTAAAGAAATCTCTCTTAATGCCCAGTCTGAGCCTCCCtaatgcagctctgtgccattctCACATGCATGGCGACCTACCCTTCCCCTTCTCAGGAAGATGTAGAAAACCAAGAGGTCAcctctcagtttctttttctccaaacCAGGCAATCTAGGTGCCCTCAGGCCTCACTCAAAGGGCTTGCCTTCACATCCTGCTACCACCCTCTGAATGTTTTCAAGGACCGTAACATCCTCTTTACAttgtgaagcacagaactgTACACAATATTCAAGGTGAGGTCACACCAAACACAAAACGTAGGAGAGAGAGTCACCTCCTTTGACACAATACACAACCCTTCCCCTTTGGAAGGAAACGCAACCAAAAATAAACAGGTCGCTTTGTTGAGATTGCTCTGCTCCCACCATAAAAGCAGCATACTGAAATATTAATGGCGCATAATGTGTCAGCTCCGTCTTCTCAGAAGGGCCTCCATGGCCACACTGTTTGGCTTCCCTGGGACTCTTGGTATTCCTGTTCCTGAACGCTGTGCTCTGCTTCCCGGCACAGCCTGGATTTCCACTCAGTGGTGCCATGCAGGAATGGCTCAGTTTCAGCAGCTGGCAAACAATTCCCACTTCTGCTCTGAAAGGGTCACTTACCACCCCATACACAAGCTTACCAGAGAGCTTTATCAGCCCTGTTAAGCCCACAACATCCTCCAGGTACACACAAGTTAAGGTTCCTGCCCTGCaatctgctctcccagccccTGCAGTTGCATGCGTTAACGTTTAAGCCTATATTTGTCATTTTTACATAGGGAATCAATGGAAATTCACTTGGCCTTCAAGAAATCACTTCAAACCGCAGCTGGAAAAACACCAACAGCGTCGACTAGGAATGCAGGATATGTGGAGGCTGCTCAGAAAAGTACACTGCTTCAAAGATATTAAGCTGACCTTCTGGTGTTCGAGTACTTCTAAACACTGATTTCTGCCTTGCCAGGAATGGAGAGATCTCTAAGATGTTCTATTGCCTGATCCTCCTTCCTATCTTGGCCTCTGCTAGACAGCCCGGGGCCAAGTGACGCAGAAGGTAAGTGTCAGAGCTGCCGTCGGCTCTAAATTCAGAGCCTGTCTGGTGGCACGAAGGCTCTGTCTCCCCAGACATGGGAAAACTGCCATCCCTTCCAGCAGGAGAGTGGGAGCAGCTCGGGATCCCACCACATGCTTGACCTGTCTGACTCGCCAAAAGAGACCTGTCAAAGTCTGTCAAAGGGAAAAGAGcctctgttttcctgcttcccATCTGCCCCACCTCGGAGAGAACTCTAGCACCTGTATCCTGGTTATTGCCTGCCCACCGAGTTTCCACCCAGCTCAGGAAGCTGGAAGCGGCACCGAGTCACAGACattggggaggaaggaagggaagagcaagaaaacGAGGTGGAAGAAGAATAAATGGATGTGAACTGCCCAGCCAGACACCAGCTGACAGGATCCACAGGGTGACTGAGTTGCTCCCAGCTGCAAATCCTTTGGGAAGCAATTCTGAAACGTTTCATCACAGGGAGCTGCACCTCAGCACGGATGGAAAACACCAGGTTAGGATGGGCAGCGCTCCTCCCTTCCCTAAAACCGGGCTGTAAGCAAATAACTCAATTAGCACCGAGGTAAACAGTTTGCAGGCTGCTCGGCGGGATGCCGAGGTGACACgctgagcactgctgagagATTACAGGGCTATGCTGTCACTAGCAACAGTTTCTGCTTTAGAGATTAAATAGCCATTTTCCTCCTGGCTTCCCAGCTCTCACCTGTTGCCACTTCAGCCATCTCTCAGTTtaccaaaggaaacaaaataagcCTGGTGGGATCTGTTAACTATTTACACCCCACTTCTGGTTCTGAACCTCCCCGAACCTCACATCAACTAGAAAATCTACTGGAGTGCACCTTTATCCACTTCACGCTGCTCTGTTGTTATAGGCCACTGCAGGAAGACATGGGATTCTGGCATTAATCCTACAGAGCTCATTTGATGCTTTTATCAGCCCTAGAGTGGAATCCCATCGCTCTCCAGCTTCTCCTTCAAACTCAATACCTGAACTAATGCACCCTGCGGAACTCAGAGGATCATGCTTTGAAATCAGTGAGGCATTTATTTAAGCAGGAAGGAACGAGAGGTCTCAAAATGACTTCAGGAGAACCATTccatctgctggcagcctggaaCACTCAGAAGTCAGATAGAATGACCGTGCTCAGAAACACTCCTCAGAAAGCCATGGCTCATCCTAATAGggattttataattattattattactattaagAGATGCTGATGATGTTTGGTTGGAAgttctttggttttatttgatAAGTTTCCAGGCTCAGTTCAAAAGGACTTGAGCCAAGAAGCTTTAAGCTCAAAACCAGCATCTCAGCCATTGTCATGGCATCAAAGGATGTATCAGGGAATGTTTATCTTCTCCCCTTTGAAATCCTATCTGCTGTGCTTTCATTCAAACCAAGCATTCTTCTAAAGCAGGACCTGCAACTACTAGTAGTTataaactggaagaaaacattagGAAACGTGCTAAGAAAGGGACTGACTCTCACCTCCTCACTGGCACCCGGGTCAACTGAGCCCTGTCACCTTCTTTGACTCTCACCTGCTTCCTGACCTGGAGGCCCAGCATCACTGACACTCTCCTCCCCTGCTGGAAATTCTGCCTGAGAAAGGAGGGAGACCAAGATTTCATTATTGCTAAGGAAATCCCAAAGCTTGTGGCAGCCATCACGTCCTGCCTGCCCCTCCGTGACACTGCTGAGCTAACCCAGCCAACACAAAGCTAACTTAAGAAGAAAAGCTATAGCCTATTATGTATTTCCTGGCTCCTCGGTGTTCACTGGgaacaaagctgaaaaacaagcaggaaacTACCAAGCCCTGTACAAATAAAAGTCAGTACACAAGGGATTTGACAGACCAATTTCCTGCCGCTGTTTTATCATGAATGTTTATTGCCTGGGTGCTGAAGGTCATTTCACTCCCTCGAAAGTCATGCAGCATTGGAGAAACCTGCCCTAaccagcagcctcagctggtgTGTCACTACTTGTTGTGGGGGGGAAAGCAAACACCCCATACTGCATCATGGTGTAGGGAGGACAATGTTCCCCCAGCTCAGCACATGTGCACAAGCAGGGTTCCTTTAGCAGCATCGCCCTTTGAAGCCAGAAAAGCTGAAGAGCTCCAAACTTTACAGGTTTAAGATCTGATATTCAACAAACCACCCAAGCACGACGGCCATACAGAAATGCTTAATACCTTAAATGTGCATTTCTGCTCCTGGATGGGGATCTTGCTGTCTGCGTTCGCATCACATGTGGGAGGACTCCACAGCATCATTGTGAAAGCAGACAAAGATGAAGCTGGGCATCACATGAGCTGGGCTACAGCAGACGGCTGGGAGATTCTGTTCTGTCTCTGTTTCACCTTCTTGCTGGAAAATTATCCTCCCACAACAGCACTTGGATCCCCACAGGGACAGTCAGCTcataagcaaagagaaacaaggcAGGTGGTGGAAAAGCCATCAAAGTGGCCATAGCAGGCCAAAGAAGGGCACATATGGAGAAGAGCTTAGATCCCATCCCCTGCACGTGTGTATGACACTCCAGCATTGATGGTCAAACACCGGAACAAATAACGAGATTACCAAAACACGGGAGTATCAAACAGCTGCTACTATTATTGCTGAAAACTCCCACTGTTACCGCTTCCCCTTGTCAGTTCCATCAGAGGCAAAGAGGGAACTGAAGCAGGCATTTCTTTGAAGTCAGTAGCAAAAAGTCCCTAAGAAAAGAATTTACGTCAGGAACCGCAGCCTGACCTCCACCCTTCCTAATGGGTCAGCCAAATGTTTTCAAGCAAACACCTTccatctgctcctgcagcacagccggGATGATGCTCAGGCCACAGAGATGCTTGGCTGATGAACAGCGTGTGACAGAGGTTAGGTACACAAGCAGGATGCAGACGTGCTGAGCCCCAGCAAAGTGGATGCACCTCTAACCCAAGCACAGATGTGGTGATGAGAGGTGGTACAAGAGGAAAGGTGTCAGCAGTGACATGAAGGCAGGACTCCAGGGACTAGGCAGGTGAGAGAGAGCACACTGCAGGTTGCTCCTAAACAACAGAATTTGTTGTGCTCCAACCACTGGCAATTTAGTGTCTGAACTAAACCGCTTTCTAAGAGATGAATGCCAGCATTCTGCAAAGCTATCCCAGCTCTCTTTTGATACCTGTCTTTGGATACAGGTTCCACCAGCGGCTATTAAGAGCCAGGACAGGTTCAGACTAGAGGCTGAGctttcccagcacacagcatggCTTTCATCTCAAAGCAGGGAGGCAGGAGGTGCTCAGCAATTAGAGCAGCCAGGAAGGCAGCGCTCACCTGGCTGCTGTGTAGTTGGTCTCCTCCAAGAGCCTCCTGCATCAAagttctccttcctcctcctccatcagcagcactgcagggactAAGCAGagcctctccctcccttccccacagCTCTAAATTTGCCTGCTTGCTGAACACGTCTATTCTAGGCAAAGACAGGCGAGATGAGGGAAGTGAAGCGCACGCATCAATCGTGTTGAGAACAACATCAGTGCCAAGTTCTTCTCTGCTATAGCTGCTTCAAAGAACGTGTCTGATGTGGTACCCTAAGCCAAGTAACTTAATTTGTGAAAGAAATTCTCTCCATGGAAAGCAACCAGCCAATTCCCAGCTCACTGGGAAcacagggagaagcagaaataGCCCAtataatgggggaaaaaagtactTAAGATGGCACACTGGTCGAAGTGATAAATCCTAAGAGCAAgggaagacaaaagaaagaccATCTGGGGACACTCATACCCCCAAGCTGTTGCCAGTCTGAGCTGAGACCTGACAGGGTGCAGGCAAGCAAGCAATCCCAAGGCAAGCCCTGCCAACTCCATGCAGGTTTGGGGGAGCTTTGTGGCTCCCAGCTTCAGCATCACCACGACATCTGCGATACAGCTAATCCTCAGAAAGCCTTGGGAGGATTGAGGGCTGACAGCAGGGCTTGTCCCTGCAACAGAAAAGGGAGGGAGGGTGCTCTGCATATGCTACCCATTCCTAGCAAAGCAAGGAAtggaggcagcagggatgggaaTAAAGCAATCGGTTTCTGTATGTGTCAAATGACAGTCATCATCTGGAATAGGTTTCCAAAGCAGGTAATGAGGGCAGTAACCAGGAAGGGTGTATCAAGTTAAGAAACTCACGAGATGCCTGATACTCATCAGATCTTATCCACTgcatattgaaaaataaaagcagtctcTTCTCCTCCTGGGAGCTTTAATCCTCCAGACAGGATTAAACTCTAGCAGTCAATAAGCCATCCTGGACAGAACAATCCAGCATTTGCTGTGCCATTGCTGAGATCGTATCAGCAGACACCAGTTGTGCTTTGAAAGGAATTAGAGGGGAACACAGGTAGCCTGAAGGTAAGGGACCATTTTCTGCTCTGAGCTTCCCTAGTGTCACAGGGTGGCATTTCAGGCGAACCAGCTCCTATTTTCATGCTCTGTCAGTCTTGATGGTACATTCAGAGCGACGCCAGCTCTACCTCTGGCTCCAATTTGCCTCAGCTCCCACCGACTAATTACAGACAAGTGCATTTGATTGCCTTTGTAGGCAGCTCCTGAGAACTTCGCACATGGCACCAAGAACTAGAAGATACCTTGGAAAATATTCGCTGCAACCCAACAAACCAGCACGCTGTGTCAGAAACAATGTGCCTCTCCCATTGAGTCATTTAGCAGCACCCTGCAATCTTCAGCACCTGCCTCAGGCCTGTCATATTTCTACTGTCACCTTGTGGTGGCCATGaactcctgcagcactgcaccagCTTTGTCCAATAGAATATAGAAACACTGCAGCTGAAAAGGAGATGTGATGCTCTCTGGGCCACCTTCTCAACAAGCATCCATAGCACAATGAGTTCTTTACAGGCCTAATTAAAGGAGGAAGACTGGGCAGATCAGCTTCAATCCCAACACAGTGGTCTTCTGGCAGCTCATGGACATAGCCAGCATCTTGTTCTGCACGAGGAGTGCCCTCTGCTGAAAGAACAGTCCTATAACAGGCAGACCATGTCCAGACACGATGCAACAAGCATGCACTGCCTTGCAGATTTGGAATCTAAGACAGCACGGATCACAACCCAAACAACAGGCTAGTGGATACAGTCCATTTAATGCAGTCAAACACAGGGAGGGACCACAACAGCAAAAGGAGACAGCCCGAGGCATGCCAGGTGGGCAGGAACGAAACAGCAGGTGATAGTACAGTAGGTCACCAGATCTAACTGCAGGACCCTGCTACATCTTCCCAGCACACAAGAGCTGCATTTTAATCCGTGCTGAACAAGGCTTTGAAGTTTCAGTCATGGTGGTCAGAACAGGGAGAAGGCTGGAGAGAGATCACAGGAGCTGGAGGAACTGTGCTCAGCTTGCCCTGTGCTCTCAAACAGGAGCCCACAACCCACCTGCACAGATAGAAGCAGCCACTTCAGCTGCTCCATTCCCCAGAGAGCTTTGGGGTTGAGTCCCAGACCAAGGAATAGAAGTGCCACACAGCGGTCCAGCCCCTCCTGCCCAGAGCTACAGAGCCCCACCAGCAAAGATGAGCTCCAAGGCAGCCTGAATGTCCCCTCCAGTAGCTTGCAGGGCCCGGAGACTTAGTTCATCATCATGTATACCCATGTCTCGTAGTTGCTGAAGCTGTGGCTGCCACTGGCTCtacaaacaggaaacaaaagaagctAAGGGTAAGCATGAGAGTCCAAGCAGTAAAACCCAGCCTTCTCCAAAGCCCATTCCACCATGCTAGTTACTCCCATCTCTCTAGCTCACAAGCACAATTCCAAACATGCAAACAGGTCTTGAAAGTTTTAAGTCTTGTTGGTAACACTCTAAACCCACCAGCACATCTCTCCCACTTCCATCCAGTCCTTCTGCAAACATCTATCATGCCACCTAAAAAAAGCTGTTCACCAGTGACACTTCTTTCAACCTAAAGTCCTGCCATAGGAAATAACTGGAAGAGCTACCTCTaccctgcagtgctgagtgTGATAAAGAGCTTTCTCACATGTTCCCAAAAGAAGAGGCCTAGACACTGACCTGCAGACTTGGCTGCCCTGAGGCCTGCAGGGCATGCTGCAAGGCCTGGCTGAAGAGGTCGTTGGTGATGGGCGTTCCTGACTGGACACTGGATGACATAGGGGAGGTCCCAGAGGAGTGACCCTAGTGAGAGAGACAAGTTGTATACAGCTCAGAAGAGCACTTGCTGCAGGAACCCAAATCCACATAGGGCTTGCACTCAGTCAAGTGCTGGCTTTACAGGGCAGGAGGACACCCCCAACTGGTGCTGTACCTGGGTACCAGGAGTTGGTGTGTGGGAGCTGCTCTCTGGCGTGCTGGCCAGTGCCAATGCAGTTGCCAGCTCACTCTGGGTAATCGGTCGTGGTCCAGCAGCCCCAGAGTAACCAAGGGAAGCTGGGCGAGAACCAGAagtgctgctggatggtgtcgACCTTGTGCTCTGCATGGAGAAAACAGACCTCTGTCAGTGGACACGTCCCGTTACCACGTGGCTCGTGTGCTTATTGCTAGGGAtcctttccctgcagctcttGAAAGTCAAACATtgaggttttaaaaataaacatctacCAATTAAACAGTGCTGTGTAAGAGGGGTGCCCTCCACTGACGTAACAGAACATCAGTCACACACAGCTCTGGCTCTGCATCAGTTTGAACACAGAAGGTGTTTACTCTGATGGCAAGAGCTACTGAGTTgggcttctttcttctgttgcGACCCTATTTCACCACTCAGAAAAACCCTAACATGCACAGCACTCAAGCATACTATAGTTATTAATACAGTATCTTTTAATGAACAGCCACGGATTGTGCTGCTGATGAGATTATACAGGAAAACCTTTAGAGACTTTAAGAGCTACAAAGTTAAAACCATTACCACGAATCCAAAATAGTTGTTCCACCCAATCCAGCCTGTGAATTACCTGGTGAAAGTCATCTTCCTCATCAGAGAGACcttcaaacagaaaaccacCTGCGATAGAAAGATGATACAACAAGATGCAGAACACCAGATGATGGCAGGAATTGGGCACCAGATGAGAATCCAGTGGAGGCTTTTCTCACACAGCCAAACTCAGCACTAACAAGTTCACTTGCAACAGGTCAACAGAAGACAGCTCAGGCCCATCAGTTGTACAAAACAGAGGCCACGGCAATCTGCTACCAACAGTGGTGATacacacacagctcagagaGGCCCTGAGGTTGAACTACACCTGATAAGCCTCTCTCAACGCATTCTGTCAAACCACAAAGCATGTTCCAAGCTCAGACACCCAgaccacttttctttttcagcccTGCATCAGTAAAATACTGATTTGCCTGTAACAGATCCTGTAGCACAtcatctctgcagctccctcccaCATCTGCACGGCCACAGGCTGAACGTACCTGGCATGTCACGGTAGGAGCCAGAGGACATGCCACGGGAGGATGTCTCTGGGGCTGGGAGTGGGGTGCTGCCTGCCACTGAGTGCAGGACAAGGACAATGGCATTCACAAGCGCAGGGTGAGCCGGTATTAACCTGGAGAGACAGGGTGGAAGAACAAATCGTGTATACAGAGAAGCTAAGGAAGGAATGGCTTGATGCTAGTGAAGAACTTACAGCAAAAATGGCAGAGCCACTCGCACTAGTTGAGCCAACACCATCTTGATCCGATATTGCCTTTAGCTATCCAACAACAAACACCTCCCCACGGAGCCAGACAAGCCAGGGATCCATCTTGATCCCATGCTGGCCCTCCCATTGTACACATCTCCCACACGCTCTCACAGAGCAACTCTCTGCTGTGAGCTATCAGATCTGGAAGAGAGAATGAGCCTGCTTCCACTATGTCAATAGATACATATGTTGTACAGATACTATGCCGAAGCATGTGCTGCTAAGGAAGATTAGACCCTCCACAGATCTCTGTCGTGGTGTAACTGTActggcagacagcagcagaatgctTTTTCCCCACCCAGAGGGAAGTGACCAATACAGGATTACAACAAAGGAGCTGCTTAGTCACCGTGCCAGCTTATATGAACTTACGTGTCCAACATGTTG
This window of the Excalfactoria chinensis isolate bCotChi1 chromosome 10, bCotChi1.hap2, whole genome shotgun sequence genome carries:
- the UBL7 gene encoding ubiquitin-like protein 7, coding for MAVSEWHIAVKLADQPLAPKSILRLPETELGECPLGGCSISHLKQLITGKLQESVPDPELIDLIYCGRKLRDDQTLDFYGIQSGSTVHVLRKSWPEPDQKAEPVDKVAAVREFRVLHTALHSSPAYRDAVFKMLGNKESLDQIIVATPGLSSDPVALGVLQDKDLFSVFADPNMLDTLIPAHPALVNAIVLVLHSVAGSTPLPAPETSSRGMSSGSYRDMPGGFLFEGLSDEEDDFHQSTRSTPSSSTSGSRPASLGYSGAAGPRPITQSELATALALASTPESSSHTPTPGTQGHSSGTSPMSSSVQSGTPITNDLFSQALQHALQASGQPSLQSQWQPQLQQLRDMGIHDDELSLRALQATGGDIQAALELIFAGGAL